The Methylacidimicrobium sp. B4 genome contains a region encoding:
- a CDS encoding histidine triad nucleotide-binding protein, which produces MKSLFSRIIDRELPAQVVYEDERCIAIHDIHPVARVHALLIPKKPIPRLSEAESGDQDLLGYLLLVATKVAAQLGIADTGFRMIINNGKDAGESVPHLHLHLLGGEPLGWKHGGSN; this is translated from the coding sequence ATGAAAAGCCTGTTCAGCCGAATCATCGATCGAGAGCTTCCGGCGCAAGTCGTCTACGAGGACGAGCGCTGCATTGCGATTCACGACATCCATCCGGTCGCCCGAGTTCACGCGCTGCTGATTCCCAAAAAGCCGATCCCACGTCTTTCCGAAGCCGAGTCGGGAGACCAAGACCTCCTGGGATATCTGCTCCTCGTCGCAACGAAGGTTGCCGCGCAGCTCGGGATCGCGGACACCGGCTTCCGGATGATCATCAACAACGGGAAAGATGCGGGCGAAAGCGTCCCGCATCTGCACCTCCACCTGCTGGGCGGCGAACCCTTGGGTTGGAAGCACGGCGGGTCGAACTGA
- a CDS encoding P-II family nitrogen regulator — MCKIEAVIKPFKLEEVKEALTEIGIAGLTVAEVKGFGRQKGHTEIYRGSEYTVDFLPKVKIEVVLEEELLPKATEAIIKAARTGKIGDGKIFVVPVSEAIRIRTGERNEHAI; from the coding sequence CTGTGCAAGATCGAGGCGGTGATTAAGCCCTTTAAGCTGGAAGAAGTGAAGGAGGCGCTCACGGAAATCGGCATCGCCGGTTTGACCGTGGCGGAAGTCAAGGGGTTCGGCCGCCAAAAAGGGCATACCGAAATTTATCGAGGCAGCGAGTACACGGTCGACTTTCTGCCGAAGGTGAAGATCGAGGTGGTCCTGGAGGAGGAGCTGCTCCCTAAGGCGACCGAGGCGATTATCAAGGCCGCGCGGACGGGAAAGATCGGCGATGGAAAGATCTTTGTAGTCCCGGTCTCCGAGGCGATTCGGATTCGAACTGGGGAACGCAACGAGCATGCGATCTAG
- the nrdR gene encoding transcriptional regulator NrdR, with amino-acid sequence MKCPKCGELRDRVIDSRPLQNGTVVRRRRECVKCGARFTTYEEIERVALRVQKRDGSFELFDRQKTILGIEKACEKRPISLKTIEDLVDRVIAELVQAHGQEIPSSAIGEGIIERLRTLDEVAYVRFASVYRKFRDASDFVHAVKKLNRTPPKSETLPLL; translated from the coding sequence ATGAAATGCCCAAAATGCGGGGAACTGCGGGATCGAGTGATTGATTCACGGCCGCTGCAGAATGGGACGGTTGTCCGCCGACGTCGGGAATGCGTCAAGTGCGGGGCTCGTTTCACCACCTACGAGGAGATTGAGCGAGTTGCCCTTCGAGTCCAAAAGCGCGATGGCAGCTTCGAGCTCTTCGATCGCCAGAAGACGATCCTGGGCATAGAGAAAGCGTGCGAAAAGCGACCGATCAGCCTCAAGACGATCGAGGATCTCGTCGACCGCGTGATCGCCGAGCTTGTGCAGGCCCATGGCCAAGAGATCCCTTCGAGCGCCATTGGAGAAGGGATCATCGAGCGCCTGCGAACGCTCGATGAAGTCGCCTACGTCCGCTTCGCTTCCGTCTACCGAAAGTTTCGAGACGCGAGCGACTTCGTCCACGCAGTAAAAAAGTTGAACCGAACTCCTCCGAAATCGGAGACGCTGCCCCTCCTGTAA
- a CDS encoding DUF177 domain-containing protein, with protein MKIKTASLSAEPLRVQALLQPAILGLDEPAARGKDPISIDLSLFLIDDLVLGRGRVETTVELQCGRCCRWMPWPIRLPDFQVRLRPPLPLWIDLTPFVREDILLALPMVAVCDERAAGGCSPEGIRTLNETEVQQSIHGTDIWGILERFQRNR; from the coding sequence ATGAAAATCAAGACGGCCAGTCTTTCGGCGGAACCGCTTCGCGTGCAAGCGCTCCTGCAACCGGCGATTCTCGGGTTGGATGAGCCGGCCGCTCGGGGAAAAGATCCGATCTCGATCGACCTCTCCCTCTTTCTGATCGACGATCTGGTCCTCGGCAGAGGGCGGGTTGAGACCACCGTCGAGTTGCAATGTGGCCGATGCTGCCGCTGGATGCCCTGGCCGATTCGCCTGCCGGATTTTCAAGTTCGCCTCCGGCCCCCTTTGCCCTTGTGGATCGACTTGACACCCTTTGTCCGAGAGGACATCCTGTTGGCCCTTCCGATGGTAGCCGTGTGCGACGAGCGGGCGGCGGGAGGCTGTTCCCCCGAAGGGATTCGAACACTGAACGAAACCGAAGTACAACAGTCGATTCACGGAACGGATATTTGGGGAATCCTGGAACGGTTCCAGAGGAATCGCTGA
- the glnA gene encoding type I glutamate--ammonia ligase has protein sequence MAEKYKRCGSGEEALAFGREHNVRLVDLKFSDLLGTWQHFTMGINEVPAEAFVEGLGFDGSSIRGWRGIQESDMLVMPDPYTAFIDPFIAEPTLSFICAISDPITRQTYVRDPRSIAIRAEAYLKSTGIADTAYFGPEAEFFIFDDVRYENQPNGSFYEVDSVEGIWNTGRDEEPNLGHKIRHKEGYFPVPPADTLQDVRDQMVLGLESLGVPVERQHHEVATAGQAEIDIRFNTLLRTGDDMMTYKYVIKNVARRFGKTVTFMPKPLFGDNGSGMHTHQSLWKDGKPLFAGNRYAGLSELALHYIGGILRHAPALTAITNPTTNSYKRLVPGFEAPVNLAYSARNRSASVRIPIYSPSPKAKRIEFRTPDPAANIYLACAAMMMAGLDGIQNRIDPGEPLEKNIYELPPEELKKVPTVPDSLRGAVEALEKDHEFLLKGDVFTKDVIETILELRKKDYDTLRLRPHPIEYQMYYDI, from the coding sequence ATGGCGGAAAAGTACAAACGATGCGGTTCGGGAGAAGAGGCGCTGGCATTCGGGCGTGAACACAATGTGCGCCTGGTGGATTTGAAGTTCTCCGATCTTCTCGGAACTTGGCAACACTTCACGATGGGGATCAACGAGGTGCCTGCCGAAGCCTTCGTCGAGGGGCTCGGCTTCGACGGTTCCTCGATCCGGGGATGGCGAGGCATCCAGGAATCGGACATGCTGGTCATGCCCGATCCCTACACGGCGTTCATCGATCCGTTCATCGCCGAGCCGACCTTGAGCTTCATCTGCGCGATTTCGGATCCGATCACCCGGCAGACCTACGTCCGGGACCCGCGGAGCATTGCGATCCGTGCGGAGGCCTATTTGAAGAGCACCGGGATCGCGGACACCGCCTACTTTGGTCCGGAAGCCGAGTTCTTCATCTTCGATGACGTCCGCTATGAGAATCAGCCGAACGGATCGTTCTACGAGGTCGACTCGGTCGAGGGCATCTGGAATACGGGCCGCGATGAGGAGCCGAATCTCGGGCATAAGATTCGTCACAAGGAAGGGTATTTTCCCGTGCCCCCGGCCGATACGCTCCAGGACGTGCGGGATCAGATGGTCTTGGGGCTGGAAAGCCTGGGGGTCCCCGTCGAAAGGCAGCATCACGAGGTCGCCACGGCGGGACAGGCCGAGATCGACATCCGCTTCAACACCCTGCTCCGGACCGGGGATGACATGATGACGTACAAGTATGTCATCAAGAACGTCGCCCGCCGATTCGGCAAGACCGTGACGTTCATGCCGAAGCCGCTCTTCGGCGATAACGGCTCGGGGATGCATACCCATCAGTCTCTCTGGAAGGACGGGAAGCCGCTCTTCGCGGGCAATCGCTATGCGGGATTGAGTGAGCTCGCCCTCCACTACATCGGCGGAATCCTCAGGCATGCACCCGCGTTGACGGCCATCACCAATCCGACGACGAACAGCTACAAGCGCCTCGTCCCCGGGTTCGAGGCTCCGGTCAACCTCGCCTACTCGGCTCGGAACCGGAGTGCTTCGGTTCGCATTCCCATCTACTCTCCGAGTCCGAAGGCCAAGCGCATCGAGTTCCGCACCCCGGATCCAGCGGCGAACATCTATTTGGCGTGTGCGGCGATGATGATGGCGGGCTTGGACGGGATCCAGAATCGAATCGACCCGGGCGAGCCGCTCGAGAAGAACATCTACGAGCTTCCGCCCGAGGAGCTCAAGAAGGTTCCGACCGTCCCCGACTCGCTGCGGGGAGCCGTCGAGGCGCTGGAGAAAGATCACGAGTTCCTCCTCAAGGGCGACGTCTTCACCAAGGATGTGATCGAGACGATCCTCGAGTTGCGGAAGAAGGATTACGACACGTTGCGACTCCGTCCGCACCCGATCGAATACCAGATGTATTACGACATCTGA
- the rpmF gene encoding 50S ribosomal protein L32, translating into MGVPKRKTSKARLRSRKAANRWKPPGLFKDPKTGNLHLPHCVDPATGSYRDRQVLTQTTEE; encoded by the coding sequence ATGGGAGTTCCCAAGCGCAAGACGTCAAAGGCCCGCCTTCGTTCTCGAAAAGCGGCGAACCGCTGGAAGCCTCCGGGTCTTTTCAAAGACCCGAAGACCGGTAACCTCCACCTCCCCCATTGCGTCGATCCCGCAACTGGCAGCTATCGCGATCGCCAAGTCCTGACCCAGACGACCGAGGAATGA